A stretch of Henckelia pumila isolate YLH828 chromosome 4, ASM3356847v2, whole genome shotgun sequence DNA encodes these proteins:
- the LOC140866764 gene encoding uncharacterized protein isoform X3 yields MARITVKAEEKKLELLFLQWSEHHKKLGNFSQDAQLAYMSGLEVEDGGVLAVILEDSDLLAYGCPAIVFKTVRYGNGKEIALDNVFNSVGCVPSFNGVSITKKKRIHQELILQPRSI; encoded by the exons at GGCGCGTATTACTGTGAAGGCAGAGGAAAAGAAATTGGAATTGTTGTTTCTTCAATGGAGTGAGCATCACAAAAAACTTGGTAATTTCTCACAAG ATGCACAATTGGCGTACATGTCTGGTCTTGAAGTTGAAGATGGTGGGGTTTTAGCAGTCATTTTAGAGGACAGTGACTTACTAGCATATGGTTGTCCAGCT ATAGTCTTTAAGACGGTTCGATATGGTAATGGTAAAGAGATAGCCCTCGACAATGTCTTTAATAGTGTTGGTTGCGTACCATCCTTCAATGGAGTGAGCATCACAAAAAAGAAGAG GATCCATCAAGAACTAATATTACAGCCAAGATCAATCTGA
- the LOC140866764 gene encoding uncharacterized protein isoform X2, with translation MARITVKAEEKKLELLFLQWSEHHKKLGNFSQAPYEADAQLAYMSGLEVEDGGVLAVILEDSDLLAYGCPAIVFKTVRYGNGKEIALDNVFNSVGCVPSFNGVSITKKKRIHQELILQPRSI, from the exons at GGCGCGTATTACTGTGAAGGCAGAGGAAAAGAAATTGGAATTGTTGTTTCTTCAATGGAGTGAGCATCACAAAAAACTTGGTAATTTCTCACAAG CTCCATATGAGGCAGATGCACAATTGGCGTACATGTCTGGTCTTGAAGTTGAAGATGGTGGGGTTTTAGCAGTCATTTTAGAGGACAGTGACTTACTAGCATATGGTTGTCCAGCT ATAGTCTTTAAGACGGTTCGATATGGTAATGGTAAAGAGATAGCCCTCGACAATGTCTTTAATAGTGTTGGTTGCGTACCATCCTTCAATGGAGTGAGCATCACAAAAAAGAAGAG GATCCATCAAGAACTAATATTACAGCCAAGATCAATCTGA
- the LOC140861065 gene encoding uncharacterized protein: MASSSYHPQSERNAVKRPTGMHQVDAFTSVAAQLEVMNKRIEELTLGQSTMRIQEVWYEKCGAEHFMKYCQTSNPSYQPDGGMVNHVGNQNRPRNDPFSNTYNPGWRQHPNFLWGGQNNRSYRNQNHRRQPQEEKSSMEQMMQKFISSTETRMQNQDASIKNLENQIGQLAKAFSNRELGTLPSDTEKNPKEQVKAVELRSGKKIECERQSEKESEIDIPGTTAGKSSNYTQPPTSQSNIAIPPPFPAALKKAKLDSQFAKFLEVFKKLNINIPFADALMQMPSYAKFLKEILSSKRKLEEHAMISLTENCSVLVQNKIPPNKKIQGVFLFLVLLMNCNFKKLCVT, from the coding sequence ATGGCATCCAGTAGCTATCATCCTCAATCAGAGAGGAATGCAGTCAAAAGACCCACAGGAATGCATCAAGTTGATGCATTCACTTCAGTAGCCGCTCAGCTAGAGGTCATGAATAAGAGGATAGAAGAGCTAACTCTAGGGCAGTCTACGATGCGTATTCAAGAGGTGTGGTATGAGAAATGTGGTGCTGAACACTTCATGAAATATTGTCAAACTAGCAATCCATCATACCAGCCAGATGGAGGAATGGTAAACCATGTAGGAAATCAGAATCGCCCCAGGAATGATCCATTCTCAAACACATATAATCCAGGGTGGAGACAACATCCGAATTTTTTGTGGGGAGGACAGAATAATAGGTCATATAGGAATCAGAACCACAGAAGACAGCCTCAAGAAGAGAAGTCAAGCATGGAACAGATGATGCAGAAGTTCATATCATCCACTGAGACCCGAATGCAGAATCAGGATGCATCAATTAAGAACTTGGAAAATCAAATAGGGCAGTTAGCTAAAGCGTTTTCCAACAGAGAGCTAGGTACTTTACCAAGTGACACAGAAAAAAATCCAAAGGAGCAAGTCAAGGCTGTAGAATTAAGGAGTGGGAAGAAAATCGAATGTGAGAGACAAAGCGAGAAAGAGTCAGAAATAGATATACCAGGGACAACTGCAGGTAAGTCCTCTAATTATACACAACCACCCACATCTCAGTCAAATATTGCTATTCCACCACCTTTTCCTGCAGCTCTCAAGAAGGCCAAACTAGATTCTCAGTTTGCCAAATTCCTAGAAGTattcaagaaattgaatatAAATATCCCCTTCGCTGATGCACTAATGCAAATGCCTAGTTACGCTAAATTCCTGAAGGAGATTCTTTCCAGCAAGAGAAAATTGGAGGAGCATGCAATGATTAGCCTAACAGAAAATTGTTCTGTGCTAGTTCAGAACAAGATTCCACCAAAcaaaaagatccagggagtttttctattccTTGTGTTATTAATGAACTGCAATTTCAAAAAGCTTTGTGTGACTTAG
- the LOC140866764 gene encoding uncharacterized protein isoform X4 translates to MARITVKAEEKKLELLFLQWSEHHKKLAPYEADAQLAYMSGLEVEDGGVLAVILEDSDLLAYGCPAIVFKTVRYGNGKEIALDNVFNSVGCVPSFNGVSITKKKRIHQELILQPRSI, encoded by the exons at GGCGCGTATTACTGTGAAGGCAGAGGAAAAGAAATTGGAATTGTTGTTTCTTCAATGGAGTGAGCATCACAAAAAACTTG CTCCATATGAGGCAGATGCACAATTGGCGTACATGTCTGGTCTTGAAGTTGAAGATGGTGGGGTTTTAGCAGTCATTTTAGAGGACAGTGACTTACTAGCATATGGTTGTCCAGCT ATAGTCTTTAAGACGGTTCGATATGGTAATGGTAAAGAGATAGCCCTCGACAATGTCTTTAATAGTGTTGGTTGCGTACCATCCTTCAATGGAGTGAGCATCACAAAAAAGAAGAG GATCCATCAAGAACTAATATTACAGCCAAGATCAATCTGA
- the LOC140866764 gene encoding uncharacterized protein isoform X5, with protein MARITVKAEEKKLELLFLQWSEHHKKLDAQLAYMSGLEVEDGGVLAVILEDSDLLAYGCPAIVFKTVRYGNGKEIALDNVFNSVGCVPSFNGVSITKKKRIHQELILQPRSI; from the exons at GGCGCGTATTACTGTGAAGGCAGAGGAAAAGAAATTGGAATTGTTGTTTCTTCAATGGAGTGAGCATCACAAAAAACTTG ATGCACAATTGGCGTACATGTCTGGTCTTGAAGTTGAAGATGGTGGGGTTTTAGCAGTCATTTTAGAGGACAGTGACTTACTAGCATATGGTTGTCCAGCT ATAGTCTTTAAGACGGTTCGATATGGTAATGGTAAAGAGATAGCCCTCGACAATGTCTTTAATAGTGTTGGTTGCGTACCATCCTTCAATGGAGTGAGCATCACAAAAAAGAAGAG GATCCATCAAGAACTAATATTACAGCCAAGATCAATCTGA
- the LOC140866764 gene encoding uncharacterized protein isoform X1, protein MARITVKAEEKKLELLFLQWSEHHKKLGNFSQGTLIFFAPYEADAQLAYMSGLEVEDGGVLAVILEDSDLLAYGCPAIVFKTVRYGNGKEIALDNVFNSVGCVPSFNGVSITKKKRIHQELILQPRSI, encoded by the exons at GGCGCGTATTACTGTGAAGGCAGAGGAAAAGAAATTGGAATTGTTGTTTCTTCAATGGAGTGAGCATCACAAAAAACTTGGTAATTTCTCACAAGGTACCCTCATTTTCTTTG CTCCATATGAGGCAGATGCACAATTGGCGTACATGTCTGGTCTTGAAGTTGAAGATGGTGGGGTTTTAGCAGTCATTTTAGAGGACAGTGACTTACTAGCATATGGTTGTCCAGCT ATAGTCTTTAAGACGGTTCGATATGGTAATGGTAAAGAGATAGCCCTCGACAATGTCTTTAATAGTGTTGGTTGCGTACCATCCTTCAATGGAGTGAGCATCACAAAAAAGAAGAG GATCCATCAAGAACTAATATTACAGCCAAGATCAATCTGA